In Synchiropus splendidus isolate RoL2022-P1 chromosome 11, RoL_Sspl_1.0, whole genome shotgun sequence, the DNA window GTGTAGCCGGGAATGTCCCTCAGCAGCATGGCCCCGCCCCCTCTGTACAGCCCCTGCAGGCCCTGGGTCTGCAGGATGCTGCTGATGCAGTGGATGGGGCCGCGGTACAGCCTCTGGTTGGACACGTCAACGGCGTGGAGCTGGATGTTGCTGCCGCTGCCGATGTTGCCGGCGAGCTGCAGTTGCTCTGAAACACACAACGTCATTGGTCAGTCACGCTTGTGTTTGTCGTCATCTCTACTggctctgccccggggcctcctccctcacTATCTCACCTCAACTATCTCCTGGAGGAGAACTGCAGAGTTCTCCTCTgactctctcctggatgactgagcctctcactctcagagagtccagacagagaaactggGTCACTCCTAAGCTGgggaccacaggtgagaggagaaacccagcggtcagtggagagcgctgtcctctggctcagctcttttgctGCCTCCCTCACATAAGATCAAGATACTTGATGATTTGTGAATTCAGCCACAGCTGGAACACACCTTATAAAGTCTGATTTAATGGTGATACTTTGGATAACATAAGAAGCTAAAGTGGTATTTAAAGTAGCTCATCTGACGCTTGGGTTCAGAGGCCGAAGTGAGTGGGTTTTCACAATGATAAACATCCATGCAGTGGCTAAAGGTGTTAGGgggcaataaagaaataaaaagcactAAAGCTTCGTATCTCTGGATCCTGTGTGAGCTCAAGTGACCTTAGTCAAACAACAATATGAAAGGAAGTTTACATCGTTCAAAGTCCTAAGAATCgtaaaatggaaatgtttgtAACATCAAAGCTTTTGCTCCAGAAAACAAACCCATTTCTTGCCACTTTTAAATAATATGAAGAtcattatttttagtttttcttgtccttttaacaatttattttgtACTTAAAAAGTCACATCCGCCTGTTAAAAATTCCTCGTATGTGAATATACTTGGCGGATAAAGAGTTTTTTGGTTcagattttattaaaataaatgatgaaattgaCAGACTCAATTTCCTGAGGGATAAATGCTACTTTAAGTTTCATATTTAACAAAGCAATTCCACTCTCCATAACAGTTTATAATTGAATTCAATATGACTGACAAATGCCTTAGTTAAATGTAAAGATAAAATTCTGGatttttgtgaataaactccagTTCAGATTTGTAAATAAGACAtgtgaacaaacaaacatgtctgTTCGTTGAGAATTTCtttaagttttgaaaaaaaaaaaaaaccccaaaaaacatTAAGCCTGAAGTTGATCTGTTTAACAGTGAACTTCAGTCCACCTTCACAGAGTAACGTTTccagagaggaaggaagagctTCCTGAACCTACCTGTCACCAGACTTTGAGTCTGCATCTGCAGTCTGATCTTCACCAGATCCACGGGGGCTCCGACGCCCACGGAGACCAGCCCGGTCAGCATGCTGGCCACGGTCAGGTCCAGCATGCTGCAGGGATGCCGCCCGTCGCCATAGCGATACTTGCTAATGAACCTCTGCGCGTTACTGAAGAAGCCAAACACCATGGAGTTGTACACGGTGATGCTGGCCAACGGGAAAGACATGCCCTTGAAGAAGCCCAGAGCCTGCAACACAGACACGAGCGGTCAGAATGGAGCGTCACACCACAGGACTGAAACCAGGGAGTTTGAAGGAAGGACTGCCATGGAATGTTGGGAGGAATGCTCTCCTGCTGTGGTGTTTGGGAGACACATGTGGAAAGTTGAGAAACACAGCTGTCGGCACAAATCATCTGACAATAGGCGCTGAGGTCCTGGCAGAGCTAAACTCTGAACAACACTGCAGTTCTCACTCTAAACATCGAAGGACGCCTGAAGAACTTGGTGTCTGCCGTCATCACACGTTTACTTTCATAGCGCTGAGAGACGGTTGGTGCTGTTTCTGCCAGCATATAGAGAAGTGTGACCCCCCCCAACGACACCCCAACCCCCGCTGCTGAGCAAATGCTCACGTAATTGGGGGCGTGTTTGTTAAATGCATttactgaaaacaaatgtaaagaTCAAGGCgggaaatcagataatgcaatacaatatcatgtgcatgaaaacaggtTTACTGTTATGACcgcagtccagttagactttcacagtccaacagaggaatgaaccgCTCCCTCTATGACAAAATAACTTGTGTgccagaaaacattttaaatatgtattaaatattgataaacACAACGtgaaatatcaagacaatatcacacaatggAGTATTATACACATATCTAAATCGTATCAATGTCTATACATTATCGCAGAATCAAGTATCGCGATATTTGAGTCTATCGATAGGTTCTTACACTGCTATTTGCCACTGTGCGACCTCGTGCAGTGCGCTGCAGGGGCTCAGTAGCGCCAACTGCTGTTCAACTATGCACATTGCAGTCAATGATATTTCCAGCGATAATCATCTCAAGAAAAGAAGTGTTTGGCAATGTGAGTGGAAATGAGTGGCTTGGCAGAGCAGCTGCCCTCATCTAATCTAGAAAACCTGTACTAGCTTCCTTATCGAGACGAAAATATCATACAACACTTGGAAAACAATGCAGAATTGTAACATTACAACTCCGACTCACAATAAAACTGCAGAGGGCGGACGATATTTCAGGATAAAAGGGAAATAACCTGCATGGTACCCACATTATTTAAGATTGAAGCAGGTCTTAAGCATCAAAAACAAGTTCAAAATGAGTCAGTTTTTCCGTCAGTTGTAATGTaaaagttttttaaaagtaaaagttacattttacaaaacaatGGCTACTGCTAAGTGAATTTCCAGAGAGTTGACTTGACTGTTTTTGGCGTCGGTGGATGGATATTTTCCAGGAATGACCATGAATGggtcaaaaaagaaagaagctatTTACCGTTTCCTTCTTGTAGATGGTGAGGCAGCAGTGCAGTGTGTTCTTGTTGCCTTTTCCTGCCTGAAGTCTGGTCTGCAAATCAGGAGCCACATTGTTACTCTTCATATCAGAGGAAATGTGTGTACAGTCTGCATGAGTGACAATGTTCAGGATCCTCCTGGATATTATGAACACGGTAAATGTTGGTCGAACAGAATTGTCGTGATTTTAACAGTAGAAACTGAATGTAGGAAAGTACCTTCACTGTGTCCAAAGGATGACCGACGAACACACTGGAGGCTCCTGCAGCCACAGAAGACGAAAGTAGAACTTCACAAGCAGGAAAACATCACAGCATTCACTTTTTTAACACGCATCTTATACATTTTAGTTTAGTCGGCTGgagatcatttttaaatactTACAAAGTAACTTTGAAGATAACGTGTCAGTGTACTATGACGGCAATATGAAAACATAAGACACCGAACCCTCTTTTTCTGATTCCTTTTGTTTCACAAAGTCACTATATTGAAAAGTGGTTCAGtggaaaacactgaaaatggGGTGCTGCAACTAAAGCACAACCTCGATGAGTACTACTGTGTCAGAATATATTACTATTAGTCGATCCATGATTCATTTGCTGTAACTTGTCATCAAATCATATAATATCTGATTCAAAAACTCAGTCTAATAACAATATTGTGGAAGATTTGGACCCAAAAATGGTGCCTCTTTGGTTCACTGGCAATAAAGTTCAATCCAAGTGGGTTTCTATTATGGGGCCCTGCAGCAAACAGGCCACGCTGACCTTATTAACCCCCACTTTCGCAGCCCTTTCTGCGATTTGCATTCACCCCATCAACATTCCATACACAAGCAGCATCCTGAGTAACGTGGTGCCAGCGATCTTCCGGTCGGTGGCCTCCGACGCTCACGTGTGCACCATAACAAACACAatcgctctgtttttttttcttttttatagcaggaaataagtccaaaacaaatgtaaatgagtCTCCTTTTTCACTCACCACACTTTCAAACTAACTTGCCTCCTTGATACTCAAGCATCTTGTCAGGATCAGGTTAATCGGTATGTGCTAATGCATCAGGAATGACTTGTTTTACGTGTTGAGGTAATTCAGCTTCCTCCGTGCCCAGTGGGGCCCGAACAGTCCGACCCCAGGCTCCTCAGCGTCCCCACCACAGGAGAACTTGGAATGAGAAGCGTTGTTTTTCCAACTCCTCTTTAGAGACACAGTCTATCTTGGCTGGGCTTATAATACTTCCTCATATTGTTTTGAGCAGAAATAACGACAAAACAACCCCCAAAATATGCAAAAGAATAAGCTCTATATTGTAATAAAGACGGGTTTCTGAGCTGGGGCCCCTGCACATTCATTACTGCCATTGCTGATACGCTTCCATCTTCCATCAAGGACTTGCATGATTTCACAACCTTCGATGACAACTGTGCAATTATTTGTTTAAAGCTAAATATTTCTTGTTTTTAATCGCAATATTCGCTGTATAAACGATGTTGTCAGAGCACGTTTATCGGAAAATATCCTGACTTTAGCGCCCCTAGCGGATAGTTTGTGCACTCgttttacaaatgtgtttttccccACATTTCAATGGATGAATTAACAAAATAAACGTCGAAAAAACAGCTTTACTTGTCTTCCACGCGATCAAGCGATGAGGAATGAATGAGGCATGTGTTTATCATAGAGGACTGAACGGGTTCCCCAGCAGAGGCTCCTTTGTTTACCGGGGGCTGCATGGTGGGCTGCAGTGTTGACACCCGCAGATGGTTATTTTTGCACGTATATATTTACTTTAAACGCTTTCCATTTCAATCCGCCTGAATTAATCTTCAATGCGGCGTTGGTTTAAAGCAGATTAACGCTATAATTCAGTGCGTGTTGCATTCAGGGATCAAAAGACTGGAATGAATCCGTGCTTCAAGATTTAACAGAACAATATTTGACCCAAACATTTCGAATGAAAAACACTCACCACCGACCCATCCTGCGATAAAGTCATCCAGCGGAAAACGTTTGGAGGTTTGCATcttcacaacaaatgaaacttcaTCCGAAAAGCTTCAGAAAGAGGCTGCGGCCACGTGATGAACCAGAGGAGTTTTCAGTGAAACGAAACATCCACGCGCGTTTGTGAATTAATAGAAAATACATTGGGGCTGCGCGCTTTGATAACAGAGCTCAAAGCAGTTTTGACTTAGTGAGCCAATGGCAGCGCGGCCTGCGTTTGAGTGATAACATCTCCGACCAATCAAATGCGAGCGGGGCCACGGCGAGCCAGCCAATACAAACGCCGCATGGAAATGAGCCATGAGGAAGAAAGCGGAGGAAAACTACATTTAACTTTGACCTACTTCCGAACAAGCTTCCAGTTTCATCAATGAACACATTCCATCATGATCTGacaaattttggaaaaacaaagaggGTGATTTCAGGACGTTTAAACGTCACACCTTTGTTGTCATTATTGTCAAGAATTCATCAAAATactgaataaatgtttgctACTTTCAGGGGCATCATGGAGGTAGCCTGACCACAAGAAAGTCCTGGGGTTGAATCCAGCTACAGCACGTCCTCCTGGGAACTCTTGTTCCCTCCCGCACACCAAGTCATACATGGGTGAGTTGTTgtctgtctgcatgtgtgtgttcatctaCCTCTGGCCTGTGTACCTACGATGGGCTCCTTCCCCCGTGACAAcgtgtgaaaaacacttcttaCGTTTCATGAGTGTCTCCACAACATGGTTGGTTTGAGAACGGAGTGGCCCTTTTTACCACCCTGGACTGGGTGGTGTTGGAGAACCCCTTTAACTCAGTGTTTAAATCTCATTCTGAACCTTTAACTTTGCTTTGAATTGCAGTTCATGAGGACCCCCTGTGTTCCTGGGCTCTTCTACATGTGCTGCTAAACAGCCAGGCAGAGCTTCATTTGGATGTGGCTCTCTGGCAGGTGCTGTGGTTTAGGCATTAGCTCTGGTTATCAGACATCCTCCCATCGCCCTCCACCCCTTGACCTCTGTTTATCAGTTTTCGACTGAATGGTCGGCAAACATGCAAGATCAATGTCTCGACATTCTTTACGCAACTGGTGCCACGAAATTACATTTCTCAAAGGACGCATCCTGAATTTGTTGTTGAAAGTTGTTTCGAGTCATGCTGCTTTCTTAGTACGATCAATGCGTGACCTGTACGACCACCTGTAAACCCTCGGCCTGATAAGACAGGAGAACAACACACGTGTGACTCCTCTGTAGGGACAGAGCAACGATTGCAGCCATGGTTCTGGGAAATGATGTATTGTCAGCCATCTTAACTCATCTTCTCTTCTCAACTTGCCGTTGACCTTATGATCTCTGTGAGGTTCCATAGTTTGAGCTCTGTACTGTGCAAGAGAGGTCAGTTTGTTTTCTAATGGGTTTTACTTCAGATTAGGCTGCTATACAATACAGAacttttttgcttgtttcaacATTTATCCTTTTTCATGAATCTCTCTTTAGTAGGAcatactttttgtccacttcaggccaccgtagatcaagctacttgcgCTCTGCTTGAGATGATGCTTCTCTCTTGGGTGCTGAGTTGCGTCTTTCGGATGCTTGCTGGTGATGCGTTCTGGAGTGTCGGAATTTTCTATACTACTGAAAATAACCACAGTTCCGATGGATTacaggatttgtgtgtggtgggaaCAAAATTTGACGCTTCTGACTGAGTGTATTCTTCTAACTTAATTTTAGTGACCCCAGGTTCAGGGTCAGACCCAGGAATTTGAGCTACACCAATAAACGTCGCTCATCTTTACATGCCAGTATTGACCAGCTGCCCCTCACTAGTCCGTCCGTGACCTTTGCATTGGATGACCAACCTAATTTAACTCTCTGGACTCTGAGGGTGCGGCTCTGCTTCTGAGGTTTCACTGGTAGGTTTGAGAACGAAAGTGAGGAGTAGAAATGAAATTCCAAGAACGATCCAACAACCGGAGACAAGATCATCTCATCTGCATGCATGTTTGGTGGGTTTTTGAACTCACAAGTGTCTTCTTGTTGATGTTTACATCAGCGTCCAGCTATCGAGGGCTGTGCTGCTTCTAAGACGTTTCTAGATCACATTTCCCTGACCAAAAAAATTTGGCCGGCCAGCAGGCTGAAATTACAGAGGGCAGCTTCtatgacttttgaaaaaaagtCGCTTCGATCCTGGATCAGGGTCACTGGGCAGCTTTCGGACTCACCAGACGACGCAGTGGTCATGAAGCAGCCCAGAAGTGGAGCCACTGTGACGTCATACCTGTGCAGTACAGGTTGTCACTTTGTGTTGTCACTTTGTTCCTCAACATCAGGGAACCTTGAATAATTCACTGTCATGATGTCACTGAGGAAGCTGGTGGGGTCGCGATGAGTCACGCTGTGACGGTCGCCGGTTTGAGGCAACAttgggcactccggtttcctcccaccactCGGAAACACAGTGGCTAAATGCTGAATTCATGTCTCTGAATGGTTGTCCATGCCTCCTGTGATGACTGAACTCCTGTCCAGAGTGTCTCCTACCTctcgccctgtgtagctgggactgACTCTGAGGTTGGAGGGAGGGGTCCGTTTACCTTACCTGAAGCTTAACTATCCTGAATCAGAAGCAACATAATCGGGAGCTACAGGTGCTTTATCTTGATCTGATCTCATCAGGGGAAAGTTTATTTAGTTCAGTTGCGACTCCAGCGCCAGTTTAACAGGGTGGTGAGGTCGACACAGAGGGGcctccaaaacaacaacacggtTTGTATCAGGATGAAAAGTCTTATTTCTCGTACGATGACGTGGGTCACAGCAGACCAATGAGAAGCAGCCCCAACACAAACAAGCTCATAAAATGGGACTTATTGatatattcttcttcttttatttgtgataccaacatatttatttacataccAACAGGTAATATTAACTATAAACTACATTTAACAAGTCATGGCCTTCTGCTGGGGgcctctctgtccctctcccCCACTGGACGGACTCTTTAGAGGAACAAGCTTATAGGGAAGAATCAAATTTTGGTCGGTGTCTCCTTTGTCTCATATAAAACTGGACCATAAGCGCCATAATGTTGAACGATACACGAGTCAGAAGGTCAACAACTCCGTGTGTATGTGATGCACCATGTGTCAGGCTCATCACAACATCCTGTTACACATTCTCCTGGCCCTGTGCCGAGGCACATGCTTGAGTGTGTCCTTGAACCCCACTCGTGAATCCGCCACGTGACCTCTAtgtctgggctctgattggctggTGCTAGCAGGTGGGCTTGACATGAAGGGTGCCTGCGTGGCCCTCGCCACCCAACACGATT includes these proteins:
- the slc25a48 gene encoding solute carrier family 25 member 48 translates to MQTSKRFPLDDFIAGWVGGASSVFVGHPLDTVKTRLQAGKGNKNTLHCCLTIYKKETALGFFKGMSFPLASITVYNSMVFGFFSNAQRFISKYRYGDGRHPCSMLDLTVASMLTGLVSVGVGAPVDLVKIRLQMQTQSLVTEQLQLAGNIGSGSNIQLHAVDVSNQRLYRGPIHCISSILQTQGLQGLYRGGGAMLLRDIPGYTLYFIPYTIFCDLLKPDASSSPHPCSIWLAGGLAGSISWVTATPADVVKSRMQADAQLQRKYRGILHCILHSYRTEGAEVFFRGASVNAIRGFPMSATMFLTYELTLKFFRGV